A genomic segment from Zonotrichia albicollis isolate bZonAlb1 chromosome 19, bZonAlb1.hap1, whole genome shotgun sequence encodes:
- the LRRC59 gene encoding leucine-rich repeat-containing protein 59, translating into MSRGSGKGLSLKDKLDGNELDLSLCDLNEVPVRELAALPKATVLDLSCNNLVSLPSDFCSLMHLVKLDLSKNRLQQLPLDFGRLVNLQHLDLLNNRLVTLPVSFAQLKNLKWLDLKDNPLDPVLAKVAGDCLDEKQCKQAAVKVLQHMRAIQSEQDQQRQRKLQAEREMEKKREAEQRAKEALERELRKREKAEEKERRRREYDAQKAAKQEMEKKTKKETVHTRKPASSSRPPQPARHKASWSRSVLRVLLFVLFCILCALAACKLTELQHQPLCVSVNTLYEDVVAALQNHKTLQNMLQHNSHQ; encoded by the exons ATGTCGCGGGGCAGCGGTAAGGGGCTCAGCCTGAAGGACAAGCTGGACGGGAACGAGCTGGACCTGAGCCTCTGCGACCTGAATGAAGTGCCGGTGCGGGAGCTG GCCGCTCTTCCGAAAGCTACTGTCTTGGATTTGTCCTGTAACAACCTCGTTTCCTTGCCG TCAGATTTCTGCAGTTTGATGCATCTGGTGAAACTGGATTTGAGTAAAAATCGGTTGCAACAGCTGCCCTTGGACTTTGGCCGCCTGGTGAATCTGCAGCACTTGGACCTCCTGAACAACCGCTTGGTCACCCTGCCAGTCAGCTTTGCACAGCTCAAG AACCTGAAGTGGCTGGATCTGAAGGACAATCCCCTGGATCCTGTCCTGGCGAAAGTAGCAGGAGACTGTCTGGATGAGAAGCAGTGTAAGCAGGCTGCTGTCAAG GTACTGCAGCACATGAGAGCAATCCAGTCTGAGCAAGATCAACAACGGCAGCGGAAACTCCAGGCAGAGAGAG AAATGGAGAAGAAGCGTGAAGCAGAACAGCgagcaaaggaggctctggagagagaACTGCGGAAGCGAGAGAAGGCAGAGGAGAAGGAGCGCAGAAGGCGAGAGTACGATGCTCAGAAAGCTGCAAAACAGGAGAtggaaaagaaaactaaaaaggAAACAGTGCACACCCGAA AGCCGGCCTCCAGCTCCCGTCCCCCTCAGCCTGCCCGGCACAAGGCCTCGTGGTCGCGGTCAGTGCTGAGAGTGCTGCTCTTTGTGCTCTTCTGcatcctctgtgccctggctgccTGCAAGCTGACGGAGCTGCAGCATCAACCTCTGTGTGTCAGCGTCAACACCCTCTACGAGGACgtggtggctgctctgcagaaccACAAAACCCTGCAGAACATGCTACAGCACAACTCGCACCAGTGA